The following is a genomic window from Leptospira bouyouniensis.
GCTTTCGTACTTTGTTTGGTAATCCCTCAATTGGCTCGTGGTTTTCAATCACACTTGATGATTGGTTCAACTTTACAAGCGGAATCATTATGGAAAGACAAAGACCCTTATTCTTATCCCAAAACCATCCAACCGGGGACAGTTGTCAAAGTGGTTTTAAAGAACGGGCTCCGTGTCGAATATGAATCGGAATACAAAGCAACATTTGACAATGACATCAAAACAGTTCCTGATAAAAAACTAGTCCCAGACCTACCAAATTATACAGCAAATGCAACCTATATGCGATCCAAAGTGGGAAAATCAAAATCCCAAGGAAAAGTTGTAGGGGTCATGGCAGTGCTTGTCACAGGAATTGATCCAGGTACTGGGAATTTGGAACTAGAAGGAAGCCGTGTTTTTAATTTATCAGAAGAACGAATTAACCTTCGTTTGTCGGGGACAATTTCTCCAGAAGACCTAGATAAAAATCGTTTTATCGCAAGTGACCTTATTGCTAATTTACGAGTAGAATACCAAGGTACATTAAATCCAAAAGAATTAAACGATCCGAATATCCAAATGAAACGGATCACAAATCCTGATGGAACAGTCACAGAAAAAGCTGAGATTTCAGACAAAGAAAAACAAGAAATCATTTTAAAAAATATCAAACGACTCTTAGGTGAAAGTGAGTGATTGGCATGGGAAATATTGTAACATTGGAAATCACAAACAATTGGAAAGAGTATAAATTCGGTGGGCCATATCCAAAACGGATAAGATGTTCGTCAAAACAAAGTAAGTTGAAAATGAATTATGGTGAATTGAAGTATAGCTTATCTAACATTGGTAAAACATTATTAAACCATGCTATTTTTTCTGTTTTTGTATTGGTTATGTTCTGTGTTTCCACATCTCTCCAGGCAGTGGAAACAAGACTAAAAGACCTCGTGAGAATTGATGCAGTTCGTGAAAACCAACTGACTGGATTTGGACTTGTGGTGGGTTTGAATGGAACCGGGGATACAAAAAATCCACTCACAGAAGAGGCTTTACAAAACTACCTCGCAGGCCTTGGGGTGAACACCAAGAAGAATTTACGGGATGCAAAAAACACAGCATCTGTTCTGATTACAGCCAATGTCCCTGTGAATTTAAAAGAAGGTGACAAAATCGATATTGTAGTTTCGTCACTCGGTGATGCCAGGTCTCTTGAAGGTGGGGTATTACTCCAATCTCCTCTCAAAGCGGCCAATGGCGAAACCATCGCCGTTGCATCCGGCGTACTCGTGTTTGGTGGAAAAGAGAAAAAACGAGGCGCAGACAAAAAATCTGGTTCGAATACAGCACTTGTTCCGATGGGAGCCATCTTAGAAAAATCGATCCCGAATGCCCCGATCACAAAATCCATTAAACTCACATTACTTGAAAAAGATTATACAACCATGGGTGCGATTGTGGATGCCATCACTTCGGAATTGGCAGTTGTGCCAGAAGTTGTATCTCCCACAGAAGTCCTAGTGCCACTTCCCACATCCCAAGGGACAACTGGTCCGAATGGAGAACTTGTCACGGGAGCTCCAAAGTTAGACCTAACATTTTTATCCAAATTGGAAAACCTCACGGTGAATTCCTCCCCGGTGGCGAGGGTAGTCATCAATGAAAGAACGGGAACCATCGTCATGGGAGCAAACATTGCCATAGATGAGGTTGCTATTTCCCAACATGGACTAACGATCCAAATTGCCAATCGTGACAAAGCCAGGTATTTTTTCCCCATCCAAGATGATGGAAAAGGGGAATCTGTATTTGTTTTGAAAGAGACGACTCAAGTTTCCGATGTGGTAGGAGCCTTAAACAAAGTTGGTGCTTCCACAAAGGATATTATCTCTATTTTAGAAGCTTTAAAAAAACAAGGGGCTCTCAAAGCAGAACTTGTGATTCAGTAATTCCAGGATTTGCCGATACTTTTAATAGACATAATATGGACATTCACAAAATCCAAGACTATTCGGGAAGGTTAAGCCGCTCTGCAGATGAATCCATTCTAAATAGGATGAAGTCCCTTTCTGATACACAAAAGAAGGAAGAGCCAAAACAGGGAATTTCGGAATTTCAAAACCTTCTCGAAACCCATGAAGGACTCATGGGGAAAGTGAGTTCATCCTCATTACGTGTCCCACAAAATATCCGTGAAGAGATTACAATCGATCCTTATCGGAAAAAATTGTATGATGCCTCGGTCGAATTTGAATCTGTTTTTGTGAAGATGATGTTAAAGGAAATGAAAAACACCATCCACAAGGAAAAACTCATCGATGGTGGTTATGCAGAAGAAATTTTTGAAGATATGTTATATGATGAGTATGCTAAAAATATCTCTCAAAATGAATCGATGGGGCTTGCAGAAGAGATATACAAACAAATGTCAGCTTCTCTTCCGCCTGTGAAAAAAAATCCTTATCTTTAAATCCAATCTGAGAAAGAAGTTTTACGAAGGTCTTCCTTCCATTTATCTTCTAATTTGGAAAGACTATAATTGAGTTTTGGTGACAAACTTGCTATTTCCTTAGGCGCTCCCAGTTTGAAACTGGATGTTGATTCATAAACAGCCACTAAATCAATTTGTTCTTTTAATTTCATCGGAGTGATCCGTTTATCCTGTGTTGTTTGGATCAAATTTGCATCTGTGAGTTTGTCTACAATTTGGTTTAATTCTTTTTCTGATAAAACTAAAGATTTTCTCAGTTGGGAAAGTTTGATGAGTTCACCTTTGTTTTGTTGGTATGTATAAACAAGTGTTAAAACTTGTAAGATCTTATAAAACTCATAAGACAGTGTTGAATCAATATCATCAAATGGATGTTTTGGAAGTAGGTATCTATCCGGAAATTGTAAAGTGGCTGTCACTTCAGCACCATACAAAATGATGAGTGAGATGGAATAAATAGCAAGTAAAGTGATAGGAATGGCCGCAAGTGCTTTATACACTAACATTGTTTTTTCCGTAAAGGATGTTAGGTAAATATTAATAAATCCCCAAAAGAATAAAATGAGAATTAGTCCAGTTACTGCTGCCCCAATAGAGGATGCTTTTAGTGGTACTTTGGTATTAGGAATGATATTAAAAATTAATAAGAAAAATAACCATAAGGAAAGAAGGGGTAATAAAAACTGAAAGATCGAATATAAGGAGAAAAATCGTTTCCCACCTTGGTATTTTTTCCATATGGTTTGACCATTTGAATCTTCTTCGACGCGGATGATTTTATTAAATTCGCCGACTCCGATAATACCTAACATGCCTTCGTTGGGACTTTCTGCCTCGTTTTGGTTTTCAATTTCAATGGAATCTTCAGCTTGTACCTGATCGAGACCAGTTGATTCTGAATCGTTTTTTTGTGTTGAGGTTTCTAGATTTGGATCAAGTTTCTTTTTGGATAAAAGTAACATATCAAGGATCATACCTGCTTTCCCTTTATATGCAACAGACCAATTTTCACCTTCATCTTCAGACAGTAAGATATCACCTAGTGAGGTTAGAACAAATATATCATAGTCTTGTTTTTTAGGAGAAGCAAAAACCCAAACACGTTCGTATGAGAATTTTCTATGACTAAGGTCAGTCCATGTATAACCACCGTCAGTTGTCTTGAAAATGGCACCACTATCTCCAACTAAAAATCCGATATTCCGATTCAAAAAAGAAATATCATTTAATGGTTTCTGTGAAATTTCCTGCGGGAAAAAACTAGTTCCACCATCACTTGTTTTCCATAACCTTCCCTCTCGGTCTAAAATGAACCCATCTTTTTCTGAAAAAAAACGTACACGAATTGGTGTGATGCCATCATCATGGAAACGTTTGATTTCCTTGAATGGTTTGCCTAAATCGTAACGTAATGTCCTTGTATCTTTTGTGAGAATGAATAATGTATCGTAATCAATGGCTCCAAAATCGGATACATTGATTCCTTTTAAGGAATGAACTTTCCAATTTTTACCAACATCATTGGAATATAAAAATGTTCCTTCTTCAGAGATCGTAAATAAATCATTTCCTACACTTCGAATTCTAAAAAAGTTTTCTTTTCTGATATTTGGTTTTTTGCAAGTACCCGTTTCGACAGTTTCCATATCAATACAGAGCATATTTTCAAAATCAATACTGGCTTCTGGAATAAAGGAGATTGATTTATTGAGTTCTCGCATCATACCAATATTTCCTTTTTCCCCGGCGACCCAAATTTCTCCATGTTTGGTTGCTACAATGGATTTTAAATGAGGAGAGCGAACCGAGTCAGATATAGTGTCTGTTATGTTTTTCCCAACAACAAAAAGAAGAGGACCAAAAGAGATTAGAAAAAAATAAAAAACAAATTTATTAATAAAATTCCGATGTAAATCAATATTCCAAATAATATGAAATGCCTTCTCTAACGAACGTAAGACGGCTGTTGCGGAAAATATAAAAACAACAAATCCAACTGCTCCAATTTGTGTGGCAGTTGATATGATATCTGTGAGAGTTTCTAAATAGGGAGTGATATCAAATTGGATGTTGTTACGTAAAAGATATGAATTGATTTCATCTACTAGTTCCCCTTGTCTCGTGTGGATCCCTGAGGCAACAGTGATGAGAGCAAGTGCCACAGTGAGAGTCGGGATGAGGGTCACAATCGTTGTATACGCCAAACTTGAACCAATGATGAGGCAGTCGTCTTTCATAAAACGATGGACGGAAACGAGTAAAACTCTGATTCCAATGATGAGTTTTCTTTTCCAACCAGGTTCTTCTGGGATGGTCGTCAAACGTACAAGAAGAGGTGTTTTCATCATTTCACTCATATTAATTTCCTATTGTTTAAATGCGTATAAAACGTAACTTGATGTGAGAGGGAATCCTTTTCGTTTCCATTTCGAGC
Proteins encoded in this region:
- a CDS encoding flagellar basal body L-ring protein FlgH; protein product: MIGSTLQAESLWKDKDPYSYPKTIQPGTVVKVVLKNGLRVEYESEYKATFDNDIKTVPDKKLVPDLPNYTANATYMRSKVGKSKSQGKVVGVMAVLVTGIDPGTGNLELEGSRVFNLSEERINLRLSGTISPEDLDKNRFIASDLIANLRVEYQGTLNPKELNDPNIQMKRITNPDGTVTEKAEISDKEKQEIILKNIKRLLGESE
- a CDS encoding flagellar basal body P-ring protein FlgI, whose product is MFCVSTSLQAVETRLKDLVRIDAVRENQLTGFGLVVGLNGTGDTKNPLTEEALQNYLAGLGVNTKKNLRDAKNTASVLITANVPVNLKEGDKIDIVVSSLGDARSLEGGVLLQSPLKAANGETIAVASGVLVFGGKEKKRGADKKSGSNTALVPMGAILEKSIPNAPITKSIKLTLLEKDYTTMGAIVDAITSELAVVPEVVSPTEVLVPLPTSQGTTGPNGELVTGAPKLDLTFLSKLENLTVNSSPVARVVINERTGTIVMGANIAIDEVAISQHGLTIQIANRDKARYFFPIQDDGKGESVFVLKETTQVSDVVGALNKVGASTKDIISILEALKKQGALKAELVIQ
- a CDS encoding rod-binding protein; this encodes MDIHKIQDYSGRLSRSADESILNRMKSLSDTQKKEEPKQGISEFQNLLETHEGLMGKVSSSSLRVPQNIREEITIDPYRKKLYDASVEFESVFVKMMLKEMKNTIHKEKLIDGGYAEEIFEDMLYDEYAKNISQNESMGLAEEIYKQMSASLPPVKKNPYL
- a CDS encoding YhjD/YihY/BrkB family envelope integrity protein, giving the protein MSEMMKTPLLVRLTTIPEEPGWKRKLIIGIRVLLVSVHRFMKDDCLIIGSSLAYTTIVTLIPTLTVALALITVASGIHTRQGELVDEINSYLLRNNIQFDITPYLETLTDIISTATQIGAVGFVVFIFSATAVLRSLEKAFHIIWNIDLHRNFINKFVFYFFLISFGPLLFVVGKNITDTISDSVRSPHLKSIVATKHGEIWVAGEKGNIGMMRELNKSISFIPEASIDFENMLCIDMETVETGTCKKPNIRKENFFRIRSVGNDLFTISEEGTFLYSNDVGKNWKVHSLKGINVSDFGAIDYDTLFILTKDTRTLRYDLGKPFKEIKRFHDDGITPIRVRFFSEKDGFILDREGRLWKTSDGGTSFFPQEISQKPLNDISFLNRNIGFLVGDSGAIFKTTDGGYTWTDLSHRKFSYERVWVFASPKKQDYDIFVLTSLGDILLSEDEGENWSVAYKGKAGMILDMLLLSKKKLDPNLETSTQKNDSESTGLDQVQAEDSIEIENQNEAESPNEGMLGIIGVGEFNKIIRVEEDSNGQTIWKKYQGGKRFFSLYSIFQFLLPLLSLWLFFLLIFNIIPNTKVPLKASSIGAAVTGLILILFFWGFINIYLTSFTEKTMLVYKALAAIPITLLAIYSISLIILYGAEVTATLQFPDRYLLPKHPFDDIDSTLSYEFYKILQVLTLVYTYQQNKGELIKLSQLRKSLVLSEKELNQIVDKLTDANLIQTTQDKRITPMKLKEQIDLVAVYESTSSFKLGAPKEIASLSPKLNYSLSKLEDKWKEDLRKTSFSDWI